One Paenibacillus riograndensis SBR5 DNA segment encodes these proteins:
- a CDS encoding RusA family crossover junction endodeoxyribonuclease has product MPTEFFMPMKPPTATHQEKQVAVVDGKPVFYEPDDLKAARAKLTAHLGKHVPQKKYSGVALRVTVKWLFPIPEGSKHYDGEWKKTKPDTHNLNKLPFDIMTNLGFWKDDALVASEIIEKFWAKLPGIYIKIEEL; this is encoded by the coding sequence ATGCCGACTGAGTTCTTCATGCCGATGAAACCACCGACCGCTACACATCAAGAGAAGCAGGTTGCTGTCGTCGATGGTAAGCCAGTATTCTACGAGCCGGACGACTTGAAGGCCGCGAGGGCGAAGCTGACGGCTCACCTTGGAAAACATGTTCCGCAGAAGAAATATTCCGGTGTGGCACTCCGGGTAACAGTGAAGTGGCTGTTTCCGATTCCAGAAGGCAGCAAGCACTATGACGGGGAGTGGAAGAAGACCAAACCTGACACTCACAACCTGAATAAGCTGCCATTCGACATTATGACAAATTTAGGGTTCTGGAAAGATGACGCGCTTGTGGCAAGCGAAATCATAGAAAAGTTCTGGGCGAAGCTGCCGGGCATTTATATCAAAATCGAGGAGCTGTAG
- a CDS encoding terminase small subunit gives MALTPKQKLFVQEYLIDLNATQAAIRAGYSPKTAEQQASRLLSNVKVQEAIREAQSHRAARTEITADMVLQRWWDIATADPNELIHLRRLACRYCHGKDHQYQWLDEEEYTQAVKDAIDSAESESKKQDRPVEAILPSEDGGYGFDRLADPHPKCPKCRGEGRADLHIEDTRKLKGGARLLYAGIKENKNGIEVIMQDQAKALENVARHLGMFVDKVQHSGNVDLNMNNPYKDLTTEELRKLARDG, from the coding sequence ATGGCGCTGACACCGAAACAAAAGCTTTTCGTGCAAGAATACCTGATCGACCTCAACGCCACGCAGGCGGCCATTCGAGCGGGATACAGCCCCAAGACGGCGGAACAGCAGGCAAGCAGGCTGTTAAGTAATGTTAAGGTGCAGGAAGCGATCAGAGAGGCGCAAAGCCATCGTGCAGCTCGCACCGAGATTACGGCTGACATGGTACTGCAGCGTTGGTGGGATATTGCTACTGCAGATCCTAATGAGCTGATCCATTTGCGCCGTCTGGCCTGCCGGTACTGTCACGGTAAGGATCATCAGTACCAATGGCTGGACGAAGAGGAGTATACTCAGGCCGTCAAGGATGCTATTGATTCCGCTGAATCCGAGTCAAAGAAGCAGGATAGGCCTGTCGAAGCGATTCTGCCATCTGAAGACGGGGGGTATGGTTTTGACCGCCTGGCTGATCCACACCCTAAATGTCCGAAGTGCCGAGGCGAGGGCCGCGCTGATCTGCATATCGAGGATACCCGCAAGCTGAAAGGCGGGGCGCGTCTCCTGTATGCTGGGATTAAGGAGAACAAGAACGGTATTGAGGTTATCATGCAGGACCAGGCCAAGGCCCTTGAAAACGTGGCGCGGCATCTTGGCATGTTTGTTGATAAGGTGCAGCACAGTGGCAATGTGGATCTTAACATGAATAACCCATACAAGGACTTGACCACTGAAGAACTACGGAAGCTGGCCCGTGATGGTTGA
- the terL gene encoding phage terminase large subunit: MVDLTVIRRGARVELARREFFSFCQAMAPDFYRDDRQYLIDLCGELQEFYESTDDILVVNLPPRHGKSRTASMFAQWVFGKNLMEKVMTGSYNETLSTTFSKAVRDGIGTIKADENRIVYSDIFPQVRIKRGDGAMNLWSLEGGYNSYLATSPTGTATGFGATILMIDDLIKNAEEANNENVLEKHWEWFVNTMLSRLEEGGKIIIIMTRWATGDLAGRALEHFAEEHKRIRLLTMKALQDDGTMLCSDILSRASYEMKSRAMGEDIASANYQQIPIDIKGKLYSSFKTYTQLPTDGHDEPLFTGIYAYCDSADEGDDYLCNIIWGVYQKEAYVLDVIYTKQPMEITEPATAQALFAFKVNKARIESNNGGKAFARNIKRILETELKSNRTDVSWFHQSKNKTARIVSNATWVMQHIYFPVNWRDRWPDYYKAMTSYQREGKNAHDDAPDATTGVAETMFLLGG, translated from the coding sequence ATGGTTGATCTGACCGTAATCCGCCGTGGTGCCCGTGTGGAATTGGCCCGCCGTGAGTTTTTCAGCTTCTGCCAGGCCATGGCTCCAGATTTCTACCGGGATGATCGGCAGTATCTGATAGACCTGTGCGGGGAGCTGCAGGAGTTCTACGAATCCACAGACGATATACTGGTGGTCAATCTACCGCCCCGGCATGGGAAGAGCCGCACCGCTTCGATGTTTGCACAGTGGGTCTTTGGTAAGAATCTGATGGAGAAGGTCATGACAGGATCTTACAACGAAACATTGTCCACCACGTTCAGTAAGGCTGTGCGGGATGGCATAGGTACTATCAAGGCTGATGAGAATCGGATCGTATACAGCGATATCTTCCCCCAGGTGAGGATCAAGCGCGGGGACGGGGCCATGAACCTGTGGAGCCTGGAGGGTGGTTATAACAGCTATCTGGCCACGTCTCCCACGGGTACGGCAACCGGCTTCGGGGCAACTATCCTCATGATCGACGATCTGATCAAAAACGCCGAGGAAGCCAACAACGAAAACGTACTGGAGAAGCATTGGGAATGGTTCGTTAATACGATGCTGTCCCGGCTCGAAGAAGGCGGCAAGATAATCATCATCATGACCCGCTGGGCCACGGGAGACCTTGCAGGGCGGGCGCTGGAGCATTTTGCTGAGGAACATAAGCGGATACGACTCTTGACCATGAAGGCTTTACAGGATGATGGTACGATGCTCTGTTCAGACATCCTGTCCCGCGCTTCTTACGAAATGAAGTCCCGGGCCATGGGGGAGGATATCGCCAGCGCAAACTATCAGCAGATCCCGATAGATATCAAGGGTAAACTGTACAGCAGCTTTAAGACGTACACGCAGCTGCCCACGGATGGCCACGACGAGCCGCTGTTTACGGGGATCTATGCTTATTGCGATTCCGCTGACGAGGGTGATGATTACCTATGCAACATCATCTGGGGTGTGTACCAGAAAGAGGCGTATGTCTTAGACGTCATATATACTAAGCAACCTATGGAGATTACAGAGCCAGCCACAGCGCAGGCTCTTTTTGCGTTCAAGGTCAACAAGGCCCGCATTGAGTCCAATAACGGCGGTAAGGCCTTTGCGCGGAACATCAAGCGTATTCTGGAAACGGAGCTGAAGAGTAACCGGACCGATGTGAGCTGGTTCCACCAGTCGAAGAATAAGACGGCCAGAATCGTCAGTAACGCGACATGGGTTATGCAGCATATCTACTTCCCTGTGAACTGGCGGGATCGCTGGCCGGACTACTACAAGGCCATGACGAGCTATCAGCGGGAAGGCAAGAATGCTCATGATGACGCGCCGGATGCCACAACCGGTGTAGCCGAAACGATGTTCCTGTTAGGGGGTTAA